From Deinococcus misasensis DSM 22328, one genomic window encodes:
- the araB gene encoding ribulokinase has product MKDLYTIGVDYGTESGRAVVVRVRDGQEMASAVTPYPHGVIDHHLPTGETLPPDWALQHPDDYLEVLRNAVPEALKVSGVQPEDVVGIGIDFTACTMLPTLQDGTPLCFLPELKTEKHTYVKLWKHHAAQKHADRINETAARMGEKWLSRYGNKISSEWFFAKALQILEEAPEVYAQADRLIEAADWVVWQLTGQETRNTCTAGYKAMHQDGHFPSRAYFAALNPAFADVVQDKMLTELSPLGGKAGTLSMKAAQWTGLKEGIAVAVANVDAHVAVPAATVTEAGQMVAIMGTSTCHMLLGEKLKEVPGMCGVVDGGIIPGLYGYEAGQSGVGDIFGWFVKHAVPEAHHQQARAEHVSVHQILEREAAKQRPGEHGLIALDWLNGNRSNLVDADLSGLILGLTLHTRAPDIYRALIEATAFGTRAIIDNFRAHGVPVTELIIAGGLKKNKMLMQIYADVTELPLSIVTSEQGPALGSAIHAAVAAGLYEDIRAAAKVMGRLEKHVYKPIPENARIYREMYKEYLTLHDHFGRGLNNVMKRLKKLKTGEVQDAAATLA; this is encoded by the coding sequence ATGAAAGACCTTTACACCATCGGTGTGGATTACGGCACCGAGTCAGGCCGTGCAGTGGTCGTCCGTGTCCGGGATGGGCAGGAAATGGCTTCCGCTGTCACCCCTTATCCTCACGGTGTGATCGATCACCACCTCCCCACTGGAGAAACCCTCCCCCCGGATTGGGCACTCCAGCACCCCGACGACTACCTCGAAGTCCTCCGAAATGCAGTTCCAGAGGCCCTCAAAGTCAGCGGTGTTCAGCCAGAAGATGTGGTCGGCATTGGCATTGATTTCACGGCCTGCACCATGCTCCCCACCCTGCAAGACGGCACCCCCCTTTGCTTCCTCCCAGAGCTCAAGACCGAAAAACACACCTACGTGAAGCTCTGGAAGCACCATGCTGCACAGAAACATGCAGACCGCATCAACGAAACCGCTGCCCGCATGGGAGAAAAGTGGCTTTCCAGATACGGCAACAAAATCAGCAGCGAATGGTTCTTTGCCAAAGCCCTGCAAATTCTTGAGGAAGCCCCGGAGGTTTACGCACAGGCAGACCGTCTGATTGAAGCGGCAGACTGGGTGGTGTGGCAACTCACCGGTCAGGAAACCCGCAACACCTGCACCGCTGGATACAAAGCCATGCATCAGGATGGACACTTCCCTTCCAGAGCATATTTTGCTGCCCTGAATCCTGCCTTTGCGGATGTGGTGCAAGACAAAATGCTCACGGAACTTTCCCCTCTGGGTGGCAAAGCAGGCACCCTCTCAATGAAAGCCGCCCAGTGGACCGGGCTGAAAGAAGGCATTGCGGTTGCCGTTGCCAATGTGGACGCACATGTGGCCGTTCCTGCCGCCACCGTCACCGAGGCCGGGCAGATGGTTGCCATCATGGGCACTTCCACCTGCCACATGTTGCTCGGGGAGAAATTGAAAGAAGTTCCGGGGATGTGCGGTGTGGTGGATGGTGGCATCATTCCGGGCCTGTACGGTTACGAAGCTGGGCAATCCGGCGTGGGTGACATTTTCGGCTGGTTTGTGAAGCACGCGGTTCCAGAGGCCCACCACCAGCAAGCCCGTGCCGAGCATGTGAGCGTTCACCAGATTCTGGAGCGGGAAGCTGCCAAACAAAGACCCGGCGAACACGGCCTGATTGCCCTCGACTGGCTGAACGGCAACCGCAGCAACCTCGTGGATGCAGACCTCTCTGGCTTGATTCTTGGGCTCACCCTGCACACCCGAGCCCCCGACATCTACCGCGCTCTGATCGAAGCCACCGCATTTGGGACAAGAGCGATCATCGACAACTTCCGGGCACACGGGGTTCCGGTCACCGAACTGATCATTGCCGGAGGCCTCAAGAAAAACAAAATGCTGATGCAAATTTACGCCGATGTCACCGAACTGCCCCTCAGCATCGTGACCAGCGAACAGGGACCCGCTCTGGGCAGCGCCATTCACGCAGCAGTTGCAGCAGGGCTCTACGAGGACATCCGCGCAGCAGCAAAAGTCATGGGCAGGCTGGAAAAACACGTTTACAAACCCATCCCAGAGAACGCCCGCATCTACCGTGAAATGTACAAAGAGTACCTGACCCTTCACGATCACTTTGGTCGGGGCCTCAACAACGTGATGAAACGCCTCAAGAAACTCAAAACCGGGGAGGTGCAGGATGCTGCTGCCACACTTGCGTGA
- a CDS encoding zinc-dependent alcohol dehydrogenase, which yields MSRAAYLTGPEQFEVQTGPVLKPLQSGEVRIRVLSVGVCGSDIHMFQDYRIGDTLIQNPLILGHEFSGEVIEVFENARGGDHSPLKVGDRVAVEPHVACGHCRQCEEGHPNLCPHHTFLGVYPSHGALQDTLTVPAKNCFVLPTEVSNDAGALLEALGVALHAVRLGQVDAGDRVAVIGAGPIGLLLTKLLSLSGVTQLSVIEPLSWRRDAALKWGATDAHSEKSSMDTDYDVVFEAAWAGSAVQLGAELSRPGARLVLVGIPGDDALEVQHSLVRRKGLTLVLARRMKHTYPACIRLVQNGQVKLEEIVSHTFPLEKVQQAFHIHARLHPEVLKVVVRVQEEQP from the coding sequence ATGAGCCGCGCTGCCTACCTGACCGGACCCGAGCAATTCGAGGTCCAGACCGGTCCTGTTTTAAAGCCCCTCCAGTCGGGTGAAGTGCGGATCCGGGTGCTCAGTGTGGGCGTGTGTGGCAGCGACATCCACATGTTTCAGGATTACCGGATTGGCGACACCCTCATCCAGAATCCCCTGATCCTCGGGCATGAGTTCAGCGGAGAGGTCATCGAGGTCTTTGAAAATGCCAGAGGGGGAGACCACTCCCCCCTGAAGGTCGGAGATCGGGTGGCCGTGGAGCCCCATGTGGCCTGCGGCCACTGTCGGCAGTGCGAGGAAGGGCATCCGAATTTGTGCCCCCACCACACCTTCCTCGGGGTGTATCCCAGCCATGGTGCCCTGCAAGACACCTTAACGGTTCCTGCAAAAAACTGCTTTGTGCTGCCAACAGAGGTCAGCAACGATGCTGGAGCCTTGCTGGAAGCCCTCGGGGTGGCCCTGCATGCGGTGCGTCTCGGGCAGGTGGATGCGGGAGACCGGGTGGCTGTGATCGGGGCTGGACCCATCGGCCTGCTGCTCACCAAACTGCTGTCCCTTTCTGGGGTCACGCAACTGTCGGTGATTGAACCTTTGTCCTGGCGCAGGGATGCTGCCCTGAAATGGGGTGCCACGGATGCCCACAGCGAAAAATCCAGCATGGACACCGATTACGATGTGGTCTTCGAAGCGGCGTGGGCAGGCAGTGCCGTGCAACTCGGGGCAGAACTGAGCCGTCCGGGTGCCCGTCTGGTGCTGGTGGGCATTCCAGGCGATGATGCTTTGGAAGTCCAGCACAGTCTGGTGCGCAGAAAAGGCTTGACTCTGGTGCTGGCCAGACGCATGAAACACACTTACCCTGCCTGCATCCGTCTGGTTCAGAACGGACAGGTGAAGCTTGAAGAAATCGTCAGTCACACGTTCCCTCTGGAGAAGGTGCAGCAGGCTTTTCACATCCATGCCCGTCTGCACCCCGAGGTCCTCAAAGTGGTGGTGCGTGTGCAGGAGGAGCAACCATGA
- a CDS encoding arabinan endo-1,5-alpha-L-arabinosidase — translation MKTIQKHLKTLGVLSALLLGGHGHMQGLTGDLGAHDPGLFKDGDTYYVFSTGDEYYGNGNIQIRASKDLKNWEKLGTVLPEKPDWIMPELFVVPNLWAPEVYLKDGMYYLYYAASHFGTNESAIGLLTNTTLDPKNPNYKWEDKGMVLRSKAGMDNWNAIDPARLDTPDGRAWLAFGSFWDGIKMRELDPKTGLLLDSNPELYKLASRGGGAIEAPALIERDGYYYLFVSFDRCCAGLDSTYKMIVGRSKSITGPYLDKAGRDLAQGGGGLLLETTGRFIGPGGQSVYQDGNRYLLAHHYYDGDLMGSITLQVTALQWDTEGWPAVNPQDYGVAP, via the coding sequence ATGAAAACCATCCAAAAACACCTGAAGACACTGGGGGTGCTTTCTGCGCTCCTGCTGGGAGGACATGGACACATGCAGGGACTGACCGGTGACCTCGGGGCGCACGACCCCGGACTGTTCAAAGATGGAGACACCTACTATGTGTTTTCCACTGGAGACGAGTATTACGGCAACGGCAACATCCAGATCCGCGCCTCAAAGGACCTGAAAAACTGGGAAAAGCTGGGCACGGTGCTCCCTGAAAAACCCGACTGGATCATGCCTGAGCTGTTTGTGGTGCCGAACCTCTGGGCTCCAGAGGTGTACTTGAAGGATGGCATGTATTACCTGTACTACGCGGCCAGTCACTTTGGCACCAACGAAAGCGCCATTGGCCTGCTGACCAACACCACGCTGGACCCCAAAAACCCCAATTACAAATGGGAAGACAAAGGGATGGTGCTGCGCAGCAAGGCCGGAATGGACAACTGGAACGCCATTGATCCGGCCCGTCTGGACACCCCCGATGGACGCGCATGGCTGGCGTTCGGTTCTTTCTGGGACGGCATCAAAATGCGAGAACTGGACCCCAAAACAGGTTTGTTGCTGGACAGCAATCCCGAGCTGTACAAGCTGGCTTCTCGGGGTGGAGGGGCCATTGAAGCGCCTGCCCTGATTGAGCGGGATGGATATTACTACCTTTTTGTTTCTTTTGACCGGTGCTGCGCTGGGCTGGACAGCACCTACAAAATGATAGTGGGCCGCTCCAAGTCCATCACCGGGCCCTATCTGGACAAAGCCGGTCGGGACCTCGCGCAGGGCGGAGGTGGCCTGCTGCTGGAAACCACCGGGCGTTTCATCGGCCCGGGTGGCCAGAGTGTCTATCAGGACGGCAACCGTTACCTGCTGGCCCACCACTACTACGATGGCGACCTGATGGGCAGCATCACCCTGCAAGTCACAGCATTGCAGTGGGACACGGAAGGTTGGCCTGCTGTGAACCCCCAAGACTATGGGGTGGCCCCATGA
- a CDS encoding alpha-N-arabinofuranosidase, with the protein MKNATLYLDTQRTISDISPYIFGGFAEHMGRCIYQGIYDPQSPLSDENGIRQDVMEALRELNFRSIRYPGGNFVSGYHWEDGIGPKEQRPVKRDLAWRSIETNQFGTDEFMKVCKALNTQPMMAVNLGTGSIQDAANIVEYCNLEGGTLYSDLRVLNGSEAPYGVKFWCLGNEMDGPWQVGQLSAEDYSKKAVQAAKAMKLIDPSIELIACGSSSSHMNSYPEWDRIVLEETWDHIDYISMHYYASNRDEDTASYLAYTHNFERHLNTIAATIQYVKAKKRSPKDVFISWDEWNVWYREMNGNGEWQQAPHILEEVYNLEDALVVAQWMNVFLRRADVLKMASLAQVVNVIAPIMTRTDGMFKQTIFHPFAAFSRHVAGQSLDLNVVSDTHDTAKHGSVSLIDASASFDPERLEGTLFLVNRSQTEALETEVVFQSQAARGVKAVYQMAGEDPKAHNSFEAPENVTLQQVEAGEFQSGKLVLKLPPLSFTAVVLDY; encoded by the coding sequence ATGAAAAACGCCACCCTTTACCTCGACACCCAACGCACCATTTCCGACATCAGTCCTTACATTTTCGGCGGTTTCGCTGAGCACATGGGGCGCTGCATTTATCAGGGCATTTACGACCCCCAGAGCCCCCTTTCCGATGAGAACGGCATCCGACAGGATGTGATGGAGGCCCTGAGAGAACTGAATTTCCGCTCCATCCGCTACCCCGGAGGCAACTTCGTCTCAGGGTACCACTGGGAAGACGGGATCGGCCCGAAAGAACAGCGTCCGGTCAAGCGGGATCTGGCGTGGCGCAGCATCGAAACCAACCAGTTTGGCACCGACGAATTCATGAAGGTCTGCAAGGCATTGAACACCCAGCCGATGATGGCCGTGAACCTCGGGACCGGAAGCATTCAGGATGCCGCCAACATCGTGGAGTACTGCAATCTGGAAGGGGGCACCCTGTACAGCGACCTGCGGGTTTTGAACGGCAGCGAAGCCCCTTATGGGGTGAAATTCTGGTGCCTCGGGAATGAGATGGATGGTCCGTGGCAGGTGGGTCAGCTTTCCGCTGAAGATTACAGCAAGAAAGCCGTGCAGGCCGCCAAAGCCATGAAACTGATTGACCCTTCCATTGAACTGATTGCCTGCGGATCCTCTTCCAGCCACATGAACAGCTATCCCGAGTGGGACCGCATCGTGCTGGAGGAAACCTGGGACCACATCGATTACATCTCGATGCATTATTACGCCAGCAACCGCGACGAGGACACCGCCAGTTATCTGGCCTACACCCACAACTTCGAGCGTCACCTGAACACCATTGCTGCGACCATCCAGTATGTGAAGGCCAAGAAACGCAGCCCCAAAGACGTGTTCATTTCATGGGACGAGTGGAACGTCTGGTACCGCGAAATGAACGGCAACGGCGAATGGCAGCAGGCCCCGCACATTCTGGAGGAGGTTTACAACCTTGAGGATGCTCTGGTGGTCGCCCAGTGGATGAACGTCTTCCTCAGGCGTGCCGATGTGCTGAAAATGGCTTCTCTGGCGCAGGTGGTGAATGTGATTGCCCCGATCATGACCCGAACAGACGGAATGTTCAAACAGACCATTTTCCATCCGTTTGCGGCTTTTTCCAGGCATGTAGCAGGGCAATCTCTGGACCTCAACGTGGTGTCTGACACCCACGACACGGCAAAACACGGCTCCGTTTCCCTGATCGATGCCAGTGCCAGTTTTGACCCGGAGCGCCTTGAAGGCACCTTGTTTCTGGTGAACCGCAGCCAGACCGAAGCCCTTGAGACCGAAGTGGTGTTCCAGAGTCAGGCGGCCAGAGGGGTGAAAGCCGTTTACCAGATGGCAGGAGAAGATCCCAAAGCCCACAACTCCTTCGAGGCCCCTGAAAACGTGACGTTGCAGCAGGTTGAGGCCGGGGAATTCCAGTCAGGCAAACTCGTTCTGAAGCTTCCCCCGCTGTCTTTTACGGCAGTGGTGCTGGACTACTGA
- a CDS encoding carbohydrate ABC transporter permease, with amino-acid sequence MTINATPSKRGFRMPKDTVRFILLCIQALIFLAPLYWMVTTAFKTDGDAIAQPVQWFPKNPTLENFNVILNTPDANILRWAWNSLFTSTAYTLVHLFICCLTAYPFARMKFKGREQWFWFLLSSMMVPGIVTLIPLYIMMIDFNWLDTYHVLIWPGVANVFGVFMMRQFFSSIPVELEEAARLDGANSLVIFFKILLPLSVPALVTLGVFSFLGAWNNYLWPQFMVHGDMLTLPVGIGNFTLRYGIEYGKLMAGATITAIPVLLVYVFAQKYIEQGMTLTGLKE; translated from the coding sequence ATGACCATCAACGCAACCCCCTCCAAACGTGGATTCAGAATGCCCAAAGACACGGTTCGTTTCATTCTGCTGTGCATTCAGGCCCTGATTTTTCTGGCCCCCCTGTACTGGATGGTCACCACCGCCTTCAAAACCGACGGGGACGCCATCGCGCAGCCGGTCCAGTGGTTCCCCAAGAACCCCACGCTGGAAAACTTCAATGTCATCCTCAACACCCCCGATGCCAACATCCTGCGCTGGGCCTGGAACAGCCTGTTCACCAGCACCGCATACACCCTCGTGCACCTGTTCATCTGCTGCCTGACCGCTTATCCTTTCGCCCGCATGAAATTCAAAGGCCGCGAACAGTGGTTCTGGTTTCTGCTCTCCAGCATGATGGTGCCCGGCATCGTCACCCTGATTCCGCTCTACATCATGATGATCGACTTCAACTGGCTCGACACCTACCATGTGCTGATCTGGCCGGGTGTGGCCAACGTGTTCGGGGTGTTCATGATGCGCCAGTTCTTCTCTTCGATTCCTGTTGAGCTGGAAGAGGCCGCCCGTCTGGACGGGGCCAACAGTCTGGTGATCTTCTTCAAGATCCTCCTGCCCCTGTCCGTTCCGGCCCTCGTGACCCTCGGGGTGTTCTCCTTCCTCGGGGCATGGAACAACTACCTCTGGCCCCAGTTCATGGTGCACGGCGACATGCTGACCCTTCCAGTGGGCATCGGCAATTTCACCCTCCGGTACGGCATCGAGTACGGCAAACTCATGGCCGGAGCCACCATCACCGCCATTCCGGTCCTGCTGGTTTACGTGTTCGCCCAGAAGTACATCGAGCAGGGCATGACCCTGACAGGGCTGAAAGAGTAA
- a CDS encoding carbohydrate ABC transporter permease, producing MLKSATKPQVKGKSIFALNESNPLVPYLYLIPHAILFLVFFVYPIGYGVWISVHRWDPLNTITPFVGLEFYLNLFDPNKIQAQFFWKSVVNTSIFVVLSVPALIIVALLLAVQLQKPILFRGFFRTVFFAPGILSVSVVAILWRWVFDNGNGLVNVIRRDVFNLPIINYMTDENIIWLPIVVATVWWTVGFNMNLYLAAMSGISQSYYEAADLDGASPFQKFWHITLPLLQPTTLFVAVTTVLASFNLYGQSLLMTNGGPSRLTQSVIHYITEEGFTNNQFSSATAMSFVFGIIMLAFTAIQFRMMAKDVTRSREN from the coding sequence ATGCTGAAAAGTGCCACCAAACCCCAAGTGAAAGGCAAATCCATTTTTGCCCTCAATGAATCGAACCCTCTGGTTCCCTACCTTTACCTGATTCCCCATGCCATCTTGTTCCTGGTGTTCTTTGTGTACCCGATCGGTTATGGGGTGTGGATCAGTGTGCACCGCTGGGATCCCCTCAACACCATCACCCCATTTGTGGGTCTGGAGTTCTACCTCAATTTGTTCGATCCCAACAAAATTCAGGCGCAATTTTTCTGGAAAAGCGTGGTCAACACCAGCATCTTCGTGGTGCTGAGCGTTCCCGCCCTGATCATCGTGGCCCTGCTGCTGGCTGTGCAACTGCAAAAACCCATTTTGTTCCGCGGGTTTTTCCGCACGGTGTTCTTCGCCCCCGGCATCCTCTCGGTGTCGGTGGTGGCGATCCTCTGGCGCTGGGTGTTTGACAACGGCAACGGTCTGGTCAACGTGATCCGCAGGGATGTGTTCAACCTGCCGATCATCAACTACATGACCGATGAAAACATCATCTGGTTGCCGATTGTGGTTGCAACCGTGTGGTGGACGGTGGGTTTCAACATGAACCTGTACCTCGCGGCCATGAGCGGCATCTCCCAGAGCTACTACGAAGCTGCCGATCTGGATGGGGCCAGCCCTTTCCAGAAGTTCTGGCACATCACCCTGCCCCTGCTGCAACCCACCACCCTGTTCGTGGCCGTGACCACCGTGCTGGCCTCTTTCAACCTGTACGGCCAGAGCCTCCTGATGACCAACGGCGGACCGAGCCGCCTCACCCAGTCGGTGATTCACTACATCACCGAAGAAGGTTTCACCAACAACCAGTTTTCCAGTGCCACCGCAATGTCTTTCGTGTTCGGCATCATCATGCTGGCCTTCACCGCCATCCAGTTCCGCATGATGGCCAAAGACGTGACCCGCAGCAGGGAGAATTGA
- a CDS encoding ABC transporter substrate-binding protein yields the protein MKNHIVVLSCLLSATAFAVDNTYTGPKVELTFIHGYTASDRIDMENLVKKFNESHPNISVKASAVAWGTTYQQIGPLVAAGKAPDVLAMTENVINNFVAKNAVAEITAADLKKLGIKSSNYYKNLWAGGTYKNKVYGVPFSQVSVVMFYNQNLLDKYGIKKLPKTYKEFLAAAQKCTVDQNGKKPGEAGFDQAKLATYGWGVSHNAAGALFTAYGAVRSFGGNTVDKDFNPDFNSPEAVKAIQTYVDFVTKHQVSPAKLTDDTAVSDFRGGKSCFNTNGAWMYNFYSDAKNIKLGVAFPPALGSKPSAWGAHTHLVLPRQKDSYDANKRAAALEFIRFMTDKEQMLAFTESGALPTQPAVANDPRYAKNPFAPIKNNLKNIYIPTGWPWVDQVQNAMFLAVENAILGKKSVQDALNDGVKEAEKNVNEARQSLGL from the coding sequence ATGAAAAACCACATCGTCGTTCTGAGCTGCCTGCTGAGTGCCACCGCTTTCGCTGTAGACAACACCTACACGGGTCCCAAAGTGGAGCTCACCTTCATTCACGGTTACACCGCTTCAGATCGCATTGACATGGAAAACCTCGTGAAGAAATTCAACGAGAGTCACCCCAACATCAGCGTGAAAGCCAGTGCTGTTGCGTGGGGCACCACCTACCAGCAAATTGGACCCTTGGTCGCTGCTGGGAAAGCCCCTGACGTGCTGGCCATGACCGAAAACGTCATCAACAACTTCGTGGCCAAAAACGCCGTGGCTGAAATCACCGCAGCAGACCTCAAAAAGCTGGGCATCAAATCCAGCAATTACTACAAAAACCTCTGGGCAGGTGGCACCTACAAAAACAAAGTGTACGGGGTTCCTTTCAGCCAGGTCTCTGTGGTGATGTTCTACAACCAGAACCTCCTCGACAAATACGGCATCAAGAAACTGCCCAAAACCTACAAAGAGTTTCTCGCGGCAGCCCAGAAATGCACCGTGGACCAGAACGGCAAAAAACCCGGAGAGGCAGGATTTGATCAGGCCAAACTGGCCACCTACGGCTGGGGGGTCTCCCACAACGCAGCTGGAGCCCTGTTCACCGCTTATGGTGCTGTGCGCAGCTTCGGTGGCAACACCGTGGACAAAGACTTCAACCCGGACTTCAACAGCCCAGAGGCCGTCAAGGCCATCCAGACCTACGTGGACTTCGTGACCAAACACCAGGTCTCTCCTGCCAAACTCACCGATGACACCGCCGTCAGCGACTTCCGTGGAGGCAAGAGCTGCTTCAACACCAACGGCGCATGGATGTACAACTTCTACAGCGACGCCAAAAACATCAAACTGGGCGTGGCCTTCCCACCCGCTCTGGGCAGCAAACCCTCTGCATGGGGTGCACACACCCACCTGGTGCTGCCCCGCCAGAAAGACAGCTACGATGCCAACAAGCGGGCGGCTGCTCTGGAATTCATCCGTTTCATGACCGACAAAGAGCAGATGCTGGCTTTCACCGAGTCTGGAGCCCTGCCCACCCAGCCTGCTGTGGCCAACGATCCCCGCTATGCCAAAAACCCTTTTGCACCCATCAAAAACAATCTGAAAAACATTTACATCCCTACCGGATGGCCCTGGGTGGATCAGGTGCAAAACGCCATGTTCCTCGCAGTGGAAAACGCCATCCTCGGCAAGAAATCCGTGCAAGATGCCCTCAATGATGGGGTCAAGGAAGCCGAGAAGAACGTGAACGAAGCCCGCCAGAGCCTCGGTCTCTAA
- a CDS encoding LacI family DNA-binding transcriptional regulator, which yields MSTPHKPAVITDVAKLAGVSHQTVSRVLNKHPSVSEHTRKKVLDAIQQLDYRPNLTARSLVTRKTSTIGVVSCGGTQYGPSQMVYGIELAARDAGYHVIITSITELTRDQISEAIHHLMNQQVEGIILITPLIVQLGDIKDLLPNVPYVLIDAPWGIDLPTVMIDQVSGARKITRHVLDRGHKQVAFLSGPLHWSDARGRLEGFQQEMQQDGLDPSQVIEADWSAEGGFVAAQKLLKQKDKFTALVAANDQMALGAIRAFKDAGLKVPEDISVVGFDDIPEAAYFDPPLTTIRQNFSLLGKRGVNHLIERLHEPNTDISQSVIQTQLVQRQSVKILNGAQHSD from the coding sequence ATGAGCACCCCACACAAACCTGCAGTCATCACCGACGTGGCCAAACTGGCCGGAGTGTCTCACCAGACCGTCTCCAGGGTGCTCAACAAACACCCCAGCGTTTCCGAACACACCCGCAAAAAAGTGCTGGATGCCATTCAGCAACTGGATTACCGCCCCAACCTGACCGCGCGCAGTCTGGTCACCCGCAAAACCTCCACCATCGGGGTGGTCAGTTGCGGAGGCACCCAGTACGGCCCCTCCCAGATGGTGTACGGCATTGAACTTGCAGCCAGAGACGCCGGTTACCATGTGATCATCACCAGCATCACCGAACTGACCCGCGACCAGATCAGCGAAGCCATCCACCACCTGATGAACCAGCAGGTGGAAGGCATCATCCTGATCACCCCTTTGATTGTGCAACTCGGGGACATCAAGGACCTGCTGCCCAACGTGCCTTACGTGCTGATTGACGCCCCTTGGGGCATCGATTTGCCCACCGTGATGATCGATCAGGTGTCAGGTGCCCGCAAAATCACCCGGCATGTGCTGGACCGGGGTCACAAACAGGTGGCCTTCCTGAGCGGTCCCCTCCACTGGAGCGATGCCAGAGGCCGCCTTGAAGGCTTCCAACAGGAAATGCAGCAAGACGGTCTGGACCCTTCTCAGGTCATTGAAGCCGACTGGAGCGCAGAAGGGGGCTTTGTGGCTGCACAAAAACTCCTGAAACAAAAAGACAAATTCACCGCACTGGTCGCCGCCAACGACCAGATGGCTCTGGGGGCCATCCGGGCTTTCAAAGATGCAGGCCTGAAGGTCCCAGAGGACATCTCGGTGGTTGGCTTCGATGACATCCCGGAAGCTGCCTATTTTGATCCGCCCCTCACCACCATCCGGCAGAATTTTTCATTGCTCGGGAAGCGGGGGGTCAACCACCTGATCGAAAGGCTCCATGAACCCAACACCGACATCAGCCAGAGCGTGATCCAGACGCAACTGGTGCAGCGTCAGAGCGTCAAAATTCTGAATGGGGCACAGCACTCGGATTGA
- a CDS encoding SDR family oxidoreductase gives MNFQSHTVLITGGASGIGLSLAEAFLQHGSRVVICGRDPQKLALAVQRFPALHAFECDVSSETALVRMKDKLLAQGIRPTLLINNAALQVHTDFLRTHPPEGFFALEQEVATNFTGLVKLTHLMLPILQEAPEAAIVNVTSGLAFVPKKTAPVYCATKAAVHAFSVALRYQLQDAGKRIQLMEAVLPLVDTPMTSGRGNARLKVSPESVAKRIIKGLSHNEQEVHVGGARLLLLLHRFVPALAQKIMRNGL, from the coding sequence ATGAATTTCCAGAGCCACACCGTTCTGATCACGGGCGGAGCGTCGGGCATTGGACTGTCTCTGGCAGAGGCCTTTTTGCAACACGGAAGCCGCGTGGTGATCTGTGGCCGGGATCCCCAGAAACTGGCCCTTGCCGTGCAGCGTTTTCCAGCACTGCATGCGTTTGAATGTGATGTCTCCTCGGAAACCGCTCTGGTTCGCATGAAAGACAAGTTGCTTGCGCAGGGCATCCGGCCCACCCTCCTGATCAACAATGCAGCCCTGCAAGTGCACACCGATTTCCTGAGAACCCACCCCCCAGAGGGCTTTTTTGCTCTGGAGCAGGAGGTCGCCACCAACTTCACTGGACTGGTCAAACTCACCCACCTGATGCTGCCCATCTTGCAGGAGGCACCAGAGGCAGCCATTGTGAACGTCACCTCGGGTCTGGCTTTTGTGCCCAAGAAAACTGCACCTGTGTACTGTGCCACCAAAGCTGCTGTGCATGCCTTCAGTGTGGCCTTGCGCTACCAGCTTCAGGATGCTGGAAAACGCATCCAGCTTATGGAAGCGGTGCTGCCTCTGGTGGACACCCCGATGACCTCTGGCAGAGGAAATGCCCGCCTGAAGGTTTCTCCAGAGTCGGTGGCAAAGCGCATCATCAAGGGACTGTCCCACAACGAACAGGAGGTCCACGTCGGAGGTGCCCGTTTGCTGCTCCTGCTGCACCGTTTCGTGCCTGCTCTGGCCCAGAAAATCATGCGAAATGGGCTGTGA
- a CDS encoding darcynin family protein has protein sequence MYTILFLFTFSPAWLALSRAERQRMQETHVQPLLDAHQTRVSASFCDAEAFTGRCSDFVVFQAQDLKDFYFFFEALRDTPLFSVPFLTVNDLIVGVQQGHQQYQQQLEEA, from the coding sequence ATGTACACCATCCTGTTTCTGTTCACGTTTTCACCCGCATGGCTTGCCCTGTCCAGAGCAGAGCGCCAGAGGATGCAAGAAACCCATGTTCAACCCCTGCTCGATGCCCACCAGACCCGCGTTTCCGCCTCTTTCTGTGATGCAGAAGCCTTCACAGGCAGGTGTTCGGATTTTGTGGTGTTTCAGGCACAAGACCTCAAGGATTTCTATTTTTTCTTTGAGGCCCTCAGGGACACGCCCTTGTTCTCGGTGCCTTTCCTGACCGTCAATGACCTGATTGTGGGGGTCCAGCAAGGCCACCAGCAGTACCAGCAACAACTGGAGGAGGCATGA